The proteins below come from a single Chryseobacterium sp. MA9 genomic window:
- a CDS encoding Crp/Fnr family transcriptional regulator, with the protein MEELFNYIKKFGTLNPQDELLIAEGIQEITVKKGDPFIEAGKVSQRIAFVKEGVFRSLYYNKRGDDFTRYFIYEGRFIGDFQGFTDQLPAHEDIEAITDAVLLVIDLKHFKILEEKITVWPVLFARIHAFVVENKLKVASIMLNQDAKSRYIHFLNHYPGLANRVPQSMLASYLGVTPSSLSRIRRNIV; encoded by the coding sequence ATGGAAGAGCTTTTTAATTATATCAAAAAATTCGGAACACTGAATCCTCAGGATGAACTTTTGATTGCTGAAGGAATTCAGGAAATCACTGTAAAGAAAGGAGATCCATTCATAGAAGCAGGAAAGGTGAGCCAAAGAATTGCTTTTGTAAAGGAAGGTGTTTTCCGGTCTTTGTATTATAATAAACGAGGTGATGATTTTACCCGGTATTTCATCTATGAAGGAAGGTTTATCGGAGATTTTCAGGGTTTTACCGATCAGCTGCCTGCTCACGAAGATATTGAAGCTATTACCGACGCTGTATTGCTGGTGATAGATCTTAAGCATTTTAAAATACTGGAAGAGAAAATAACAGTCTGGCCGGTTTTGTTTGCAAGAATCCATGCCTTTGTTGTAGAGAATAAACTGAAGGTGGCGAGTATCATGCTGAATCAGGATGCAAAATCACGTTATATTCACTTTTTAAATCATTATCCCGGCCTTGCCAATAGAGTACCGCAATCTATGCTGGCATCTTATCTTGGAGTTACTCCCTCATCCCTTAGCCGCATCAGGAGGAATATAGTCTAG
- a CDS encoding Ku protein: MKAIWNGAIGFGLVNIPVKIYSATETTKLDLDMLDKSDFSNIRFKRVNENTGKEVKWENIVKGYLMDDKYIVLDEEDYEAASPEKTKILSIDQFVKEAEVDSMYFENPYYLEPQKNGENAYRLLLKALEKTSMVGIGTFVLRETEAIGMIRPYKDDILVLNRLRFDQEIRDYKDLKIPAQKAPKPAELKMAVNLIEQLSQEFDPALYKDTYSDELMKIIKQKAKGKNIKVPKALPAKEGKVIDLMAQLKASLNSSKSKSAS; this comes from the coding sequence ATGAAAGCAATTTGGAATGGCGCCATTGGCTTCGGTTTAGTCAACATTCCCGTTAAAATTTATTCGGCAACGGAAACTACAAAATTAGATCTCGATATGCTCGACAAATCCGATTTTTCCAATATCCGGTTCAAAAGAGTAAATGAAAATACGGGAAAAGAAGTAAAATGGGAAAATATCGTCAAAGGTTATCTCATGGACGACAAATACATCGTTCTTGATGAGGAAGATTACGAAGCCGCAAGCCCTGAAAAGACAAAAATACTCTCTATTGACCAGTTTGTAAAAGAGGCGGAAGTAGACAGTATGTATTTTGAAAATCCTTACTATCTGGAGCCTCAGAAAAATGGGGAAAATGCGTACAGGCTTTTACTGAAAGCTCTTGAAAAAACATCCATGGTAGGAATCGGAACGTTTGTGCTCCGAGAAACAGAAGCTATTGGAATGATCCGTCCGTATAAAGATGACATCCTAGTTCTCAACCGTTTGAGGTTTGATCAGGAAATAAGAGATTATAAAGATTTAAAAATTCCTGCTCAAAAAGCTCCGAAACCAGCAGAACTTAAAATGGCGGTTAATCTTATCGAGCAGCTTTCACAGGAATTTGATCCTGCCCTGTATAAAGACACCTATTCGGATGAACTGATGAAGATCATCAAACAAAAAGCAAAAGGCAAAAATATAAAAGTCCCAAAAGCCCTACCTGCAAAAGAAGGTAAAGTGATTGACCTCATGGCCCAGCTAAAGGCCAGTCTGAACAGTTCCAAATCCAAATCCGCATCATAA
- a CDS encoding DNA polymerase ligase N-terminal domain-containing protein, translated as MALKDYQEKRKFDETSEPKGKTKKSKDQLIFVIQRHAASRLHYDFRLEMEGVLKSWAVPKGPSLDPKDKRLAMMVEDHPYDYKDFEGNIPEGNYGAGQVEVWDSGTYEPLEKNAKLSDEKELLRELHAGSLKFILHGKKLKGEFALVKMKNTEDNAWLLIKHKDDFTESPYDAEENTSPKSLVTQFLEKKKSLKTKEKKKS; from the coding sequence ATGGCTCTCAAAGATTATCAGGAAAAACGAAAGTTCGATGAAACCAGCGAACCAAAAGGAAAAACAAAAAAAAGCAAAGATCAACTGATTTTTGTGATCCAAAGACATGCTGCAAGCAGACTTCATTATGACTTCCGCCTTGAAATGGAAGGCGTACTGAAAAGCTGGGCCGTACCAAAAGGTCCGTCATTGGATCCCAAAGATAAACGGCTGGCCATGATGGTGGAGGATCATCCTTACGATTATAAAGATTTTGAAGGAAATATTCCCGAGGGAAATTACGGTGCCGGACAGGTGGAAGTTTGGGACAGCGGAACTTATGAACCTTTAGAAAAAAATGCCAAACTTTCTGATGAAAAAGAGCTGCTGAGAGAATTGCATGCCGGCTCTCTAAAATTCATTTTACACGGTAAAAAGCTGAAAGGTGAATTTGCTTTGGTTAAAATGAAAAACACAGAGGATAATGCATGGCTGCTCATCAAACATAAGGATGATTTTACAGAAAGTCCTTATGATGCTGAAGAAAACACCTCACCAAAATCTTTGGTTACCCAGTTTTTAGAGAAAAAAAAAAGCCTAAAAACAAAAGAAAAAAAGAAGTCATAG
- the ligD gene encoding DNA ligase D, producing MLAKLSEKAFNDKDWVFEIKWDGYRAIADLSHDIPLFYSRNGISFLSKFEKIVLDFKKQKHHMILDGEVVAYDEQGKPNFQFLQQIGDNPDAALVYHVFDLLWLNGHSTEDLPLIQRKELLKEALNETDRIKYCDHIPEKGIEFFTQMRKMQLEGMIAKRAESSYIENHRTNDWLKIKFSNTEEVIICGFTDPRGSRKNFGALILGKYLNGTLTYCGHTGTGFSNTSLKELYQKLQKLVIQSSPFETVPKTNMPVTWTKPEMICEIKYSDITRDGIFRHPVFIGIREDKDLKDIKDSSFTEKSKEMKTKASSKKTEVSSKEKEITLDKHMVKLTNQDKIYFPKDGITKGDVIDYYQSVATYILPHIKNRPLSLNRFPNGIEEQGFYQKDAGDHIPDWIKTTQVYSESNDKYIDYIYCNDKATLAYLNNLGCIDLNPWNSSLPDLEHPDYLVLDLDPSPKNTFDEVIETALQVNEVLKTIKVKGYCKTSGSTGIHIYIPMGAHYDFDQVKDFANILMKQVNDRLPKITTLERSLQKRDHKKIYLDYLQNRTGQTLASAYSLRPKQGAAVSMPLDWDELKPGLKPTDFNINNALERIQEKGDLFKPVLGKGIDMMKALELLQNID from the coding sequence ATGTTGGCCAAGCTTTCCGAAAAAGCCTTCAATGATAAAGACTGGGTTTTTGAAATAAAATGGGATGGCTACAGAGCAATTGCCGATTTAAGTCATGACATTCCTCTCTTCTATTCCCGGAACGGAATTTCATTTTTATCCAAATTCGAAAAAATAGTACTGGACTTCAAAAAACAGAAACATCATATGATCCTGGATGGTGAAGTTGTAGCATACGACGAACAAGGGAAGCCTAATTTCCAGTTTTTGCAGCAAATTGGGGATAATCCCGACGCGGCTCTTGTATACCATGTTTTTGACCTCCTATGGCTGAATGGTCATTCTACCGAAGATCTTCCTCTTATTCAGCGAAAAGAACTTTTAAAAGAGGCTCTAAACGAAACTGATCGTATTAAGTATTGTGACCATATCCCGGAAAAGGGTATTGAGTTTTTTACACAGATGAGAAAAATGCAACTGGAAGGAATGATTGCAAAACGGGCAGAAAGTTCATATATCGAAAACCACAGGACCAATGACTGGCTTAAAATCAAATTTTCCAATACAGAAGAAGTTATTATTTGTGGTTTTACAGATCCCAGAGGTTCGCGGAAAAATTTCGGTGCTTTAATTTTAGGAAAATATTTGAATGGAACGCTTACTTATTGCGGACATACGGGAACAGGTTTCAGTAACACCTCTTTAAAAGAGCTTTATCAGAAACTTCAGAAGCTGGTTATACAATCATCCCCATTTGAAACAGTTCCCAAAACCAACATGCCTGTAACATGGACAAAGCCTGAGATGATCTGTGAAATCAAATATTCTGACATTACACGAGACGGAATCTTCAGACATCCTGTTTTTATAGGAATACGAGAAGACAAAGATCTTAAAGATATCAAAGATTCATCCTTCACCGAAAAATCTAAAGAAATGAAAACGAAAGCATCATCAAAAAAAACTGAAGTTTCTTCGAAAGAAAAAGAGATCACCTTGGACAAACATATGGTAAAACTGACGAATCAGGATAAAATCTATTTCCCAAAAGACGGCATTACTAAAGGAGACGTCATTGATTATTATCAATCGGTGGCCACTTATATTCTGCCTCATATAAAAAACCGTCCGCTTTCTCTTAACCGCTTTCCGAATGGAATTGAAGAGCAGGGTTTTTATCAGAAAGATGCTGGAGATCATATTCCGGACTGGATAAAAACCACACAGGTATATTCTGAATCCAATGATAAATACATCGACTATATTTATTGCAATGACAAAGCAACTCTAGCCTATCTGAATAATTTAGGCTGTATAGACCTTAACCCCTGGAACAGTTCTTTACCAGATCTTGAGCATCCTGATTATTTGGTTTTAGACCTGGATCCATCTCCCAAAAATACATTTGATGAGGTTATTGAAACAGCACTTCAGGTGAATGAGGTTTTAAAAACGATTAAAGTAAAAGGGTATTGCAAAACTTCCGGAAGTACAGGAATTCATATTTATATTCCCATGGGAGCTCATTATGATTTTGACCAGGTAAAAGATTTCGCCAATATTCTTATGAAACAGGTCAATGACAGACTTCCTAAAATCACAACTTTAGAACGAAGCCTTCAAAAAAGAGATCATAAAAAAATCTATCTCGATTACCTACAGAACAGGACGGGGCAAACCCTGGCAAGTGCTTACAGCTTGAGACCTAAGCAGGGAGCTGCGGTTTCCATGCCTTTGGATTGGGATGAATTAAAGCCCGGGTTGAAACCTACAGATTTTAATATTAATAATGCTCTGGAGAGAATCCAGGAAAAAGGAGACTTGTTCAAACCGGTTTTGGGTAAAGGAATTGATATGATGAAGGCCCTGGAATTGCTGCAAAATATTGATTAA
- a CDS encoding mechanosensitive ion channel family protein: MDDLELNKIQQHWDTLISSAISWAPRVFTAVISALLIYLIGSWMIRMIKKLVEKAFIKRNMEASLRHFLLNIINWGLNILLFIVVVTQLGVQTSAFVAMIGAAGLAVGLALQGSLTNFAGGILILLLKPFKIGDFISTNSGVSGTVQAIDIFHTKLVTPQNQLIVIPNGVVSNNSITNFTQLGTRRTSLDIGVAYDADLKQTKELLMNVIKNNEYALAIPVPQVVVTELGESAVNLSVRVSSSTENYWAMNEELIIGCKEALDKAGIGIPFPQRDIHVYNQ, from the coding sequence ATGGACGATTTAGAATTGAACAAGATTCAACAGCACTGGGACACATTAATTTCTTCAGCAATTTCATGGGCACCGAGAGTTTTTACTGCAGTTATTTCTGCATTATTAATTTATCTGATTGGTTCATGGATGATCAGAATGATTAAAAAGCTGGTTGAAAAAGCTTTTATAAAACGTAATATGGAAGCTTCTCTGCGACATTTTCTGTTGAATATTATCAACTGGGGACTTAATATTCTGTTGTTTATCGTTGTTGTAACTCAATTGGGAGTACAGACATCTGCATTTGTTGCCATGATTGGTGCAGCAGGTTTGGCGGTAGGTTTGGCTTTGCAGGGTTCCTTGACTAATTTTGCAGGGGGAATATTAATTTTATTATTAAAACCTTTTAAAATTGGCGACTTTATTTCTACCAATTCCGGAGTTTCAGGGACGGTGCAGGCAATAGATATTTTCCATACAAAACTGGTTACACCACAAAACCAATTGATCGTTATTCCTAATGGTGTAGTTTCAAATAACAGTATTACCAATTTTACCCAACTGGGAACAAGAAGAACATCACTGGATATCGGAGTTGCGTATGATGCAGATCTTAAACAGACCAAAGAGCTTTTAATGAACGTCATTAAAAATAATGAATATGCTCTTGCAATACCTGTTCCGCAGGTAGTGGTTACCGAGCTTGGAGAAAGCGCTGTCAATTTATCGGTAAGAGTAAGTAGTTCTACAGAAAACTATTGGGCTATGAACGAAGAACTAATCATCGGTTGTAAAGAAGCTCTCGATAAAGCGGGGATTGGAATTCCTTTTCCACAGAGAGATATTCATGTTTATAATCAATAA
- a CDS encoding SDR family NAD(P)-dependent oxidoreductase, with translation MNQNTDKTVLILGANSDVAKQCIKQYVEKGYTVIAASRNTTSLENFINSNHLDSSKVSVLYFDAADFDSHQKFYSDLPTKPHIVIYAAGFLVDNQKALTDFRGAKQMMEVNYMGGVSILSIIAMDKNNKNLERIIGLSSLSGVRGRKSNFVYGSTKAAFTQFLAGLRQELASRKIIVNALVIGYIRTKINEGLELNESLIMEPDYVAKYIVNAGNSFTIVPNFKWKIIYHILRLLPESLAAKLP, from the coding sequence ATGAATCAAAACACAGACAAAACGGTTCTTATTCTGGGAGCTAATTCAGATGTAGCAAAACAATGTATAAAGCAATATGTTGAAAAAGGATATACGGTTATCGCTGCTTCCAGAAATACAACATCTTTAGAAAACTTTATTAATTCAAATCATCTGGACTCTTCAAAAGTTTCTGTTTTGTATTTTGATGCTGCAGATTTTGATTCACATCAGAAATTCTATTCTGATCTTCCCACAAAACCTCATATTGTAATATATGCTGCAGGATTTTTAGTTGACAATCAAAAAGCATTAACAGATTTCAGAGGTGCCAAGCAAATGATGGAAGTCAATTATATGGGCGGAGTCTCTATCCTGAGTATTATAGCAATGGATAAAAACAATAAAAATCTGGAAAGGATTATTGGGCTTTCTTCATTGTCCGGAGTAAGGGGAAGAAAAAGTAATTTTGTCTACGGAAGCACCAAGGCTGCATTTACTCAGTTTCTGGCCGGATTGAGGCAGGAATTGGCTTCCCGGAAAATCATTGTAAATGCTTTGGTTATTGGCTATATCAGAACAAAGATTAATGAAGGGTTAGAATTGAATGAATCCTTGATCATGGAGCCGGATTATGTGGCAAAATATATTGTGAATGCAGGAAATTCCTTTACCATTGTCCCGAATTTTAAATGGAAAATTATCTATCATATTCTTAGACTTTTACCAGAAAGTCTGGCTGCAAAATTGCCTTAA
- the yajC gene encoding preprotein translocase subunit YajC encodes MLTLFLQAAGGSSPMMLIMMGVMFVGFYFLMIRPQMRKQKQEKNFQENLKVGTRVVLTSGLHGRIAQVQDDGFVIETLSGKLKFEKAAVSREMTESRFGDKTKSADKADDKKETATEEKK; translated from the coding sequence ATGTTGACACTATTTTTACAGGCAGCAGGTGGATCTTCACCTATGATGCTGATCATGATGGGGGTAATGTTCGTAGGATTTTATTTCCTGATGATAAGACCTCAAATGAGAAAACAGAAGCAAGAGAAGAACTTTCAAGAAAACCTTAAAGTAGGTACAAGAGTAGTTCTTACCTCAGGTCTTCACGGAAGAATTGCCCAGGTTCAGGATGATGGTTTTGTTATTGAAACATTATCTGGAAAACTGAAATTCGAAAAAGCAGCAGTTTCCAGAGAAATGACAGAATCTCGTTTTGGAGATAAAACAAAATCTGCGGATAAAGCAGATGACAAAAAAGAAACAGCAACTGAAGAAAAAAAATAA
- a CDS encoding DUF1573 domain-containing protein, with the protein MKKTLSIIALSIIGFGLVSCKKENKETQSAETATTDSTAVAAPVTTDSAAAPVTGEAAAPVSNEPSTSVALSENSFDFGKIKKGDKVEHVYEITNTGKNPLIISEVKPGCGCTAPDFTKEPIMPGKKGKVTLHFDSSSFDGNVQKYADVFANVEKAPIRLTFTANIQP; encoded by the coding sequence ATGAAAAAGACGTTATCAATTATCGCCTTGTCTATTATAGGCTTTGGGTTAGTTTCATGTAAAAAAGAAAACAAAGAAACTCAAAGTGCTGAAACTGCAACTACTGATTCAACAGCTGTTGCGGCTCCGGTAACCACTGATTCTGCAGCAGCACCTGTAACTGGTGAAGCGGCTGCTCCGGTTTCTAATGAACCATCTACTTCTGTTGCTTTATCTGAAAACAGCTTTGATTTTGGTAAAATCAAAAAAGGAGATAAAGTGGAACACGTATATGAAATTACCAATACCGGGAAAAATCCTTTAATCATTTCTGAAGTTAAGCCAGGATGTGGATGTACTGCTCCTGATTTTACAAAAGAGCCGATTATGCCAGGTAAAAAAGGAAAAGTTACATTGCACTTTGATTCTTCAAGCTTTGACGGAAACGTTCAGAAATATGCAGATGTTTTTGCAAACGTAGAAAAAGCTCCAATCAGATTAACATTCACCGCAAACATTCAACCATAA
- a CDS encoding transcription antitermination protein NusB: MLGRRQIREKVVQTVYSYYQNPVKFDVLEKNMFAGIEKIYYLYIYQLNFLVGLKDLAENQIEIGKNKFLKTDADINPNQKFINNQVLLKLEENPERLFFTGQHKQLKWDMHDDLLVKTFQRITAGKRYQDFMKEEGYSFEEDQKFIGKLFLRYIAENEDFHDYLGDKELSWYDDIHIANSMVQKTIGFLREDEESRTLIKMIKDEEDKTFAAKLLRDTLNNWENNEKKLGERLENWDLERVSLMDKVILSTAIAELDNFAFTPSRVIINEYIEIAKVFATDRSNIFINGILDKYCKDQNRI, from the coding sequence ATGTTAGGAAGACGACAAATCCGTGAAAAAGTAGTACAGACAGTGTATTCATACTACCAAAATCCTGTAAAGTTTGATGTTTTAGAGAAAAACATGTTTGCCGGGATAGAGAAAATCTATTATCTATACATCTATCAGCTCAATTTTTTGGTGGGTCTGAAAGATTTGGCAGAGAACCAGATCGAGATTGGTAAGAACAAATTTCTTAAAACTGATGCTGATATTAATCCTAACCAAAAATTCATCAACAACCAAGTATTGCTTAAACTGGAAGAAAATCCTGAAAGATTATTTTTTACAGGCCAGCATAAGCAGTTGAAATGGGATATGCATGATGACCTATTGGTAAAAACTTTCCAAAGAATCACTGCTGGAAAGCGTTACCAGGATTTCATGAAAGAAGAGGGATACTCTTTTGAAGAAGATCAGAAATTTATCGGAAAATTATTTTTAAGATATATCGCTGAAAATGAAGATTTTCATGATTATCTGGGAGATAAAGAACTTTCATGGTATGATGATATCCACATTGCCAACTCCATGGTACAAAAAACAATCGGTTTCCTGAGAGAAGATGAAGAAAGCAGAACTTTAATTAAAATGATTAAAGATGAGGAGGATAAGACTTTCGCTGCAAAATTGTTGAGAGATACTTTGAACAACTGGGAAAACAATGAAAAGAAACTGGGAGAAAGACTTGAAAACTGGGATCTGGAAAGAGTTTCTTTAATGGATAAAGTAATTTTGTCTACAGCGATTGCGGAACTTGATAATTTTGCCTTCACGCCTTCAAGAGTTATTATTAATGAATATATTGAAATTGCAAAAGTATTTGCTACTGACCGTTCCAATATCTTCATCAATGGTATTTTAGATAAATATTGTAAAGATCAAAATAGAATATAA
- a CDS encoding ABC transporter ATP-binding protein, with protein MKALKTLNPYFWKHKILLFWGVLFIIASNFFNIYKVQFVGKSVDELTKNGNLGFNHQVLIYVGIIVGCSLLTGFFTFMMRQTIIVASRRIEYELKNKIYRHYQDLSLTDYKQTTIGDLMNRLSEDVVAVRMYLGPGVMYVANLIVLVLITAIYMVKTDASMTLWTLLPLPILSYAIYKVSSIINKKSKIMQKSQSAISTFVQDSFSGIRVVKFFAREKYIEKNYGIKVTDYQNKALDLAKTEAYFFTIILFVIGLLNVAVIWIGGSKYIAGELSIGKIADFFMYINTLIFPFSMVGWVTSVNQRAEASMQRINEFMDKKSEIINTNFENYPIKGDIEFRNVSYVYPNTGIKALDNLSFKVKAGESLAIMGKTGSGKSTIALLLCRLIDPSEGEILIDGKNLKDHNLSNYRNFIGYIPQESYLFSDSIENNIGFAIDHPSHEKVVEYSNIADVHKNIVEFKEQYKTLVGERGVMLSGGQKQRICIARALIKDPNIIIFDDSLSALDTETEQNILENIDKKISNATSIIITHRESSAQKADQIINLTEIANSVTA; from the coding sequence ATGAAAGCGCTAAAAACCTTAAACCCCTATTTTTGGAAACACAAAATACTTTTGTTTTGGGGGGTACTATTTATCATTGCCAGTAATTTCTTTAATATATATAAGGTTCAGTTTGTAGGAAAATCTGTAGATGAGCTGACAAAAAATGGAAACCTTGGCTTCAACCATCAGGTTTTGATCTATGTTGGAATTATTGTTGGATGTTCCCTTTTGACCGGATTTTTTACCTTTATGATGAGGCAGACCATCATTGTGGCTTCCAGGAGGATAGAATATGAGCTTAAAAATAAAATTTACAGACATTACCAGGATTTATCTTTAACAGATTATAAGCAGACCACTATTGGAGATTTAATGAACAGGCTAAGTGAAGATGTTGTGGCAGTGAGAATGTATCTTGGTCCGGGTGTCATGTATGTAGCCAACCTGATTGTGCTGGTGCTGATCACTGCTATTTACATGGTAAAAACGGATGCTTCTATGACTTTATGGACTTTGCTTCCTCTTCCGATTTTATCTTATGCTATATATAAGGTAAGTTCAATTATTAATAAGAAGTCGAAGATTATGCAGAAAAGCCAGTCTGCGATTTCAACTTTTGTTCAGGACAGTTTTTCCGGAATTCGTGTGGTAAAATTCTTTGCCAGAGAGAAATACATTGAAAAAAACTATGGCATTAAAGTAACAGATTATCAGAATAAGGCACTGGACCTTGCAAAAACAGAGGCTTATTTCTTTACTATTATTCTTTTTGTAATCGGATTATTGAATGTGGCAGTTATATGGATTGGCGGTTCTAAATATATTGCAGGTGAATTAAGCATTGGAAAAATTGCAGATTTCTTCATGTATATCAACACATTGATCTTCCCATTCTCTATGGTTGGGTGGGTAACTTCTGTGAACCAGAGAGCTGAAGCATCCATGCAAAGAATCAATGAATTCATGGATAAGAAATCGGAAATCATTAATACTAATTTCGAAAACTACCCTATCAAAGGAGATATAGAATTCAGGAATGTTTCTTATGTATATCCTAATACAGGAATTAAAGCACTGGATAATCTAAGTTTTAAAGTAAAAGCCGGAGAATCTTTAGCTATTATGGGTAAAACAGGAAGCGGAAAATCAACCATAGCCCTGCTCTTATGCAGGTTGATAGATCCCAGCGAGGGAGAGATTTTGATTGACGGTAAAAACCTGAAAGACCATAATCTGAGCAACTACAGAAACTTCATTGGATATATTCCTCAGGAGAGCTATTTATTCTCTGATTCTATAGAAAATAATATAGGTTTTGCCATTGATCACCCTTCTCATGAAAAAGTGGTAGAATATTCAAATATTGCAGATGTTCACAAGAATATTGTAGAGTTTAAAGAGCAATATAAAACACTTGTAGGTGAACGCGGAGTAATGCTTTCGGGAGGACAAAAGCAAAGAATTTGTATTGCAAGAGCCTTAATTAAAGACCCGAATATCATCATTTTTGACGATTCATTGTCTGCTTTAGACACCGAAACTGAGCAGAATATTCTGGAAAATATCGATAAAAAAATAAGTAACGCTACTTCCATAATCATCACACACAGAGAGTCTAGCGCTCAAAAAGCCGATCAAATTATCAACCTTACGGAAATTGCCAATTCTGTAACCGCTTAG
- a CDS encoding DUF3276 family protein, protein MSEYKERHENEIFTKVLKAGRRTYFFDVRETKAGDYYLTITESKKNFGENGEATFEKHKIYLYKEDFKSFQEMFNESTDFIINEKGEDVISEKHDKDFKSKSFTIDSDDEV, encoded by the coding sequence ATGAGTGAATACAAGGAACGCCATGAAAATGAGATTTTCACGAAGGTGTTAAAAGCAGGGAGAAGAACTTATTTCTTTGATGTGCGTGAGACGAAAGCAGGAGATTATTATCTTACAATCACTGAGAGTAAGAAAAATTTCGGAGAGAATGGGGAAGCTACATTCGAGAAGCATAAAATTTACCTTTATAAGGAAGATTTTAAGAGTTTCCAGGAGATGTTTAATGAGTCCACAGATTTCATCATTAATGAAAAGGGTGAGGATGTAATTTCAGAAAAACATGATAAAGACTTCAAAAGCAAATCATTCACAATTGATTCTGACGACGAAGTTTAA
- the bshB1 gene encoding bacillithiol biosynthesis deacetylase BshB1, with the protein MKTDILAFGAHPDDVELGCGGTIAKMVSEGKKCVVVDLTRGELGTRGTDETRKAEAAEAAKILGLSARENLGMKDGFLINSEEYQMRIVKMIRKYRPEIVLANAIDDRHPDHAKGAKLVSDACFLSGLRKIETVEEGENQEVWRPKHIFHYIQWKDIKPEFVIDISEFLGTKIASCMAYKTQFYDPDSKEPETPITTKDFYESLTYRAQDLGRLSGVTYAEGFTSEKLISLKNFDGIVW; encoded by the coding sequence ATGAAAACTGATATACTTGCTTTTGGAGCACATCCTGACGATGTAGAGCTGGGATGTGGCGGAACTATTGCTAAAATGGTTTCAGAGGGTAAAAAATGTGTAGTTGTAGATCTTACAAGAGGAGAACTCGGAACAAGAGGTACAGATGAAACAAGAAAGGCAGAAGCGGCAGAGGCTGCTAAAATTTTGGGACTTTCAGCAAGAGAGAATCTTGGAATGAAAGATGGCTTTCTAATAAACTCTGAAGAATACCAAATGAGGATCGTAAAAATGATTCGCAAATACCGCCCGGAAATTGTGTTAGCTAATGCTATTGATGATAGGCATCCAGATCATGCAAAAGGAGCGAAATTAGTGTCGGATGCGTGCTTTTTGTCCGGACTGAGAAAAATAGAAACTGTAGAAGAAGGAGAGAATCAGGAGGTGTGGAGACCTAAGCACATTTTTCATTATATTCAGTGGAAAGATATCAAGCCAGAGTTTGTTATTGATATTTCTGAATTTCTGGGCACAAAAATAGCATCGTGTATGGCTTATAAAACTCAGTTTTATGATCCGGATTCTAAAGAACCAGAAACTCCGATTACAACAAAAGACTTTTATGAGAGCTTAACTTACCGTGCACAGGATTTAGGGCGGTTATCGGGAGTTACTTACGCTGAGGGATTTACGTCTGAGAAGTTAATTTCTTTGAAAAATTTTGATGGAATTGTTTGGTAG